The Cololabis saira isolate AMF1-May2022 chromosome 18, fColSai1.1, whole genome shotgun sequence genome contains the following window.
CAAATCTGTAGATGCCTACTTTTATTAGATTAGGATAATGAAACTGGTATTGACAACAATACAAGTGTTACTGTATCAGCTCTTAACCTTGAACATTGGTCTCATGGTACATTTAGAATAATGACTTTCTGTTGAAAATAGGTGACCTACCTGAGGGATGACCCAGTCTTTACGTGCAGGTGTTGGAGTTTTGAACACACACTTTGTCCAGGCTGAAATGTCCCCCGTACAGTAGTATGCATCTCCCTTAAACACCAGCTGGCCCTTGCACTCCTTGCAGGCCTCCAGAGCACCAAAAGCCATGCCGTCAGCCAGGCTGTCCACCACCTGACCACCAACAACATACACGTCAGTCCTCCAGAAAGACATTACACAGGTGTTTGGATGAAGGCTTACATACATTCTCTTTAGTAACATAATTCCCTtcttattcacaaaaatgaggTAGTCTCGGAAAAATCATGCAATGTTTTCTTACATTGGACTCTCCCGAAGGAACTTCCTGCCCATTTGCAATCAGAAGCTCCTTCATGTCGTTGGTTGAACAATATTTCCTCAGCTTATCCTTGATTCCCCAAATCAGCTGGCTTTGACTCTGCAGTTACAAAACACAGGCAAAAAGTGAAATCCatcagattagattagatctttattagtcattgttatataacaacACAATTAAAAGTGCCATCAGTCAGTGCTAAAAAACTTAATAGGTAAATACTATAGTATATAAAACATTCAcacacaacataaaataaaacaaataactgattaaaaactataaataaatatagcctacacatgcacacaatcccTCATCACATCTGTACAAAGATGGGAAAACAAAAGGGAGTAAACCGTACCTTCATCTGCTCCTCAAGCTTTTTCTTCTCAtcctcttcttccttcttctgtTTCTTTGACACTCCATCCAACTCGTCACATTTGCGCTTtctataaaaacaaacacttttagTTGTAAACTTGCCGCACAGTTGAACGAGGACAAACACTGAGGTAAGAAAACATCCACATTTACTGCCTAAATGAGACGCAATGGGACGGGAGACGACAGCTGGGACGAATGAAACAAACAGGACTGGACAGGATCTCACACCTTTGTTCATTAATTAAATTCATTGGGGCTCCATCTGCTAATGGACACACGCAAACGCAAGCTGGAACATGCCTGCACAATCCCAGGTGTCGGCCATGACACCCAAGTGTAGGAGCTGGAaagaaaccccccccccttcccagcCCCACGAGACCCCTCATACACATCTAATGACCGTCCAGGAGTCCTCAGACTGATCAATTACAGAGTTGAGGGGGAATAAACCTCCCTGATCAGACAACAGCTCAAAGGATGAGGGGGTGTGTATAAAGAAGCATCCTTCAGATTGTTTCAAAGAGTGAGGTCTTTCGTGGAAGGATGGCTGCCCTTTAGACAACAGAGATGATGTTCTTTACCTCCTAAATAACATATTAATTAACAGACCCATAGAGCAGGCAGGTGAGTAGTTTCACTCCTGGAGTTCATTTCACCGACTTCCAGAGTAATCCAGCTTTGCTTGAATTCTTCTTCTCTCCGTAGGACAACGATGAAGACCACTGTTGCATCTCTGCAGGCTTTTAAACCAACCAGCAGCGTTCTTGCCCCGTTAGAGCGTACCCTGAACTTCACCGCTCCCGTCTCCAATGCCagctttttttctccatcaccTGCACCTGCCGGTATGGAGATCTCCCCTAACGTGCCTTACATGGTGGCTGAGCTCGTCATCGCCTTTTCTTCCACTCTAGGCAATTTACTGGTCTGCGTCGCCGTGGGGTTCAACCGCAAATTACGGACCGTCACCAACTACTTCCTGGTGTCGCTGGCCGTGGCAGACGTCTGCGTGGGCACCGTCGCCATTCCCTGCGCCATCCTGACTGACATGGGTGTGCCGCGTGACAGCCTGTACCTGTGTCTGCTCATGCTCAGTGTTTTGATCATGTTCACTCAGAGCTCCATCTTCAGCCTGCTGGCCGTGGCCGTGGAGCGCTACGTCGCCATCTTCATGCCCTTCCGCTACCACGTCCTGATGACGCCTCGCAACGCCGCGCTGGTGATCCTGGCCACGTGGGTGCTGGCCTTCCTCATCGGCCTCGTGCCTCTGATGGGCTGGCACAAGGCTCCTCCCGAGTCGGGCTACTGTTTCTTCGTCTTTGTGGTGGACATGACCTACATGGTCTATTTCAACTTCTTTGCTTGCCTGCTGATGCCCTTGCTCATCATGTTCCTCATCTACGCCCAGATCTTTGCCACGGTCAAGCGCCAAGTGCGGCGAATCGCCTCCGAGCAACGTGGCCGAGGCGAGCAACAGAGCAGGGCTGCGGAGAGGATGCGCAGGGAGATGAAGATGGCCACATCTCTCTTCCTGGTTCTTTTTCTCTTCACCGTCTGCTGGATCCCGCTTCACGTAATCAACTGCTTCCTGCTGCTGTGTCCCCACTGCCCTGTGCCGCTGGAGCTCCTGCTCGCCGCCATCATCCTGTCGCACGCAAACTCCGCGGTCAACCCGTTCCTGTATGCATACACCATGAAAGCTTTCCGTGACGCATTTAAGGAAATCTTTTTGTGCTGCAGGACGACTGGAGACGGAGAGGCGTCAAATGAGAACAACACCAACGAAGAAACAAGAACAGGACCCGACAGAGCCGGGGATCCCCGAGCAGTTCGGTCATGAACAAATCAATATCATCTTTGCCGTCTCACCCTTCAGACTTTACAGCAGGGAGCCTCTTCTTCAGCTCCTCCTTGTCTTCCGCCCGCAGTGCGTTGAATCCTTTGAGCTGAGCAGCGCTGTAGTCCGGTTTGAACACCAGTTCCTCCCTGCGACTCACGAAACACGCCGTGTGGTACCAGCGGTCGATCAACCCCAGCTGGGGTTTCTCTGGGTCCACCGTTTTTTTGGACACACGAATTTGATCCTAAAGGAGGGAGGGGTGGGAGTGTCACAGATCGGAGGGATGTTTAGTTACTGTTACAAATTGAAGTTGGAGTTTTCCTGCACTGGTGGCTGCAGACCTTTTCTATTTTCTGCTCACAGCCTTTGCATGTGCTGCGGTTGGACTTGGCGTATTCCACTGCGAAGTCATTCAGTGTCTTTTCTCCTTTAGCTGCGCTCTTCTGGTCGCCTTTTCCTGCAAGATGGAGAACCGACATTCATACTTAAATCAAACAATTGAACTCAATCAAGGAATgatatgaaaataataaatgtgTGTACATTTTTGGTTAGAGATGCACAAAATATTAGAAAACATGTTTCATATGAAAATACCATATCATTTCAAAACTTTTATTCTGGGAGAAACTAATTTTCTCACAGGGCATCTCAACAAATATCTATTTGGTGCTCTGATTTCTGCTGGCAAGAAAACCATCACACGTCActggctgcatcctgactctccCACAATGGAGGAATGGACTGATATTGttaatgaaatatataaaatgGAAAGGATTACTTTCTCACTTCGGCTACAAATGGATAAATTCACACGGTCATGGTCAAAATGGGTCTCCTATATACAAAAGTCACAATTATCTAGAAACTAAATTACTTGTCTCCACTCACTTACTTTCTCGGTCATTTCTCTGTTGGTTTGAAAGACTGCCAGGTTTCATGCGTTTTATACGTACATCATTTTATGTGTGTATATCCAAACCCTTATAATATTGTAGTTTGGTCTCCCTGCAACTGAATTCAGTCGCTGTTACAAGCCCATACATCTTGTTTTGATTCATCAttgttccccctttttttttgtgtgtgtgtgtgtgtgtttgtctttagTTAGTTCTGTTTGTTCGTTTTaccttaaaaaatataaatatacgcaggttttgtttctttcaacaTTACGCAACTATAGGGCAACAGCTATGTTTTGACatgctgatgtttttctttctccctgacAATAATTGTAAACCAATTGTACACCAGCTGTGTAATGTAAAATGTGAGGATAATAATAGTAAAGGAATGTGGAAAATAGAAAACTCATTAGGACAACACAATAAGAGTAAACTATCAAACTTGACAATGCAATGTTGTGGTGTGTCCTCTACTTACTATCATGGTCTTTATTGACAGGTTTAGATTGCTTTGCTTAAGTTTATTTGCTTACAATAATGAAGGAACCTGTAGCTTGACATGAAGTTAATTAACGTGTTGTTTACATGAGCAGACGGTCAAACCAATTAAAATGTGCATGCACCTCCTCCTGAAGCTCCGCCGCCTTCGATGgcctttttgactttttcctggtCTTCCCAGCGGAGATCAGAGAAGCCGGCGATGTCAGCGGAGGATTGAGCTGCCGCTCGCTGCCAGAAGCAGGAGAAGTGGTGCCAGTGCGGGACTTTCCCATCGAACATGGGAGACTGGAGCAAAAACAACACACCAAGTGTATATTAATGTTAATAACGAGGCATTAAAACTGACGTCAAAGAGGAAGTGGCAGTGGCAGTGGCAGCAGCGTAAAAGTCTTTAAATACAAACTTATTCTGATGTGACAAGGAGATAATGTTTATTTTCATGAAATTGATTCTAAATAACacaattattagtattatttttgC
Protein-coding sequences here:
- the LOC133418665 gene encoding adenosine receptor A1-like, which produces MEISPNVPYMVAELVIAFSSTLGNLLVCVAVGFNRKLRTVTNYFLVSLAVADVCVGTVAIPCAILTDMGVPRDSLYLCLLMLSVLIMFTQSSIFSLLAVAVERYVAIFMPFRYHVLMTPRNAALVILATWVLAFLIGLVPLMGWHKAPPESGYCFFVFVVDMTYMVYFNFFACLLMPLLIMFLIYAQIFATVKRQVRRIASEQRGRGEQQSRAAERMRREMKMATSLFLVLFLFTVCWIPLHVINCFLLLCPHCPVPLELLLAAIILSHANSAVNPFLYAYTMKAFRDAFKEIFLCCRTTGDGEASNENNTNEETRTGPDRAGDPRAVRS